Proteins encoded by one window of Cydia splendana chromosome 14, ilCydSple1.2, whole genome shotgun sequence:
- the LOC134797047 gene encoding integrator complex subunit 11 yields MPDIKITPLGAGQDVGRSCILLSMGGKNIMLDCGMHMGYNDERRFPDFSYIVPEGPITSQIDCVIISHFHLDHCGALPYMSEMVGYTGPIYMTHPTKAIAPILLEDMRKVAVERKGESNFFTSQMIKDCIKKVTAVTLHQSVMVDNDLEIKAYYAGHVLGAAMFWIRVGSQSVVYTGDYNMTPDRHLGAAWIDKCRPDLLISESTYATTIRDSKRCRERDFLKKVHECVEKGGKVLIPVFALGRAQELCILLETYWERMNLKCPVYFALGLTEKANNYYKMFITWTNQKIRKTFVQRNMFDFKHIKPFDKSYIDNPGAMVVFATPGMLHAGLSLNIFKKWAPYEQNMVIMPGFCVQGTVGHKILNGAKKVEFENRQVVEVKMAVEYMSFSAHADAKGIMQLIQYCEPKNVLLVHGEAQKMEFLKDKIEKEFKINCYMPANGETCTISTPTKIPIDVSLRLLKAEAVRYNAQPPDPKRRRVVNGILCVKDNRLSLIDIDEMCDEIGINRHIIRFTSTVRLDDPGPALKTAEKLKGLLTEKLSGWSITISDGNISVESVLIKVEGDDETTKNIYVSWTNQDEDLGSYILGLLQSMVQ; encoded by the coding sequence ATGCCTGACATCAAGATTACCCCGCTGGGGGCGGGCCAGGATGTCGGCAGGAGCTGTATTCTCTTATCCATGGGAGGGAAGAACATTATGCTGGACTGTGGAATGCATATGGGTTATAACGACGAACGCCGCTTCCCGGATTTCTCTTATATTGTCCCTGAAGGTCCAATCACGAGCCAGATCGATTGTGTCATAATCTCCCATTTCCATTTAGACCACTGTGGTGCTTTGCCCTACATGTCGGAGATGGTCGGTTACACTGGTCCTATATACATGACACATCCTACAAAAGCCATTGCTCCTATACTCCTGGAGGACATGAGAAAAGTTGCAGTGGAGAGAAAAGGTGAATCTAACTTCTTCACATCTCAAATGATAAAAGATTGCATTAAGAAAGTTACTGCGGTAACATTGCACCAATCGGTAATGGTAGACAATGATTTGGAAATAAAGGCATATTATGCTGGGCATGTACTGGGTGCTGCCATGTTTTGGATTAGAGTTGGATCTCAGTCTGTCGTCTACACCGGTGACTACAATATGACTCCGGATAGACATTTAGGAGCTGCTTGGATCGACAAGTGCAGACCTGATTTGCTTATATCAGAGTCAACTTATGCTACTACTATCAGAGATTCCAAAAGGTGCCGTGAAAGAGACTTCCTTAAGAAAGTCCATGAGTGTGTAGAAAAGGGTGGTAAAGTCCTCATCCCTGTTTTTGCCCTTGGCCGTGCCCAGGAACTCTGTATATTGTTGGAAACATACTGGGAACGGATGAATCTTAAATGCCCAGTGTACTTTGCCTTAGGCCTCACAGAAAAAGCAAACAATTACTACAAAATGTTCATCACATGGACCAATCAGAAGATCAGGAAGACTTTTGTACAGAGAAACATGTTTGATTTTAAACATATTAAACCTTTTGATAAGTCATACATTGATAACCCTGGTGCAATGGTGGTTTTTGCAACTCCGGGCATGTTACATGCTGGACTGTCATTAAACATCTTCAAGAAATGGGCACCTTATGAACAAAACATGGTTATCATGCCTGGGTTCTGTGTGCAAGGAACTGTTGGTCATAAGATTTTAAATGGAGCCAAAAAAGTAGAATTTGAAAACCGTCAAGTGGTGGAAGTCAAAATGGCAGTAGAATACATGTCTTTCTCTGCCCATGCTGATGCTAAAGGCATCATGCAGCTGATTCAATACTGTGAACCCAAGAATGTCCTTCTAGTACATGGTGAAGCTCAGAAAATGGAGTTTTTGAAGGACAAAATTGAAAAGGAGTTCAAGATTAACTGCTACATGCCTGCCAATGGAGAAACTTGCACCATTTCAACTCCAACTAAAATCCCGATTGATGTGTCTTTAAGGCTACTGAAAGCTGAAGCAGTGAGATACAATGCTCAGCCACCAGATCCAAAGAGACGGCGTGTAGTGAATGGAATTCTCTGTGTCAAAGACAATAGACTTTCTCTCATAGACATTGATGAAATGTGCGATGAAATTGGCATTAACAGGCATATCATCCGTTTCACAAGCACTGTGCGTTTGGATGACCCGGGTCCAGCCCTCAAGACTGCAGAGAAGTTGAAAGGTTTACTCACAGAGAAGTTATCGGGCTGGTCTATCACAATATCTGATGGCAACATCTCTGTGGAATCCGTGCTTATTAAAGTTGAGGGTGACGATGaaactacaaaaaatatttatgtctCTTGGACCAACCAGGATGAGGATCTTGGCAGTTACATATTAGGATTGCTGCAGTCTATGGTTCAATGA
- the LOC134796974 gene encoding probable tubulin polyglutamylase ttll-15, producing MEDNENVNQITENQGVNSENAKDEPRNKKDTKDSNANIFLLICIIGVSLGILLEILNIQNRSCKDEVNQTVSRYWVYSAYSDVENRNGLLKHVHLVLERVGYEKSTNHTPWSLLWSHDYPFRVLYPNLHKLKPHQKVNHFPGTGFITNKVDLATTDYKYIPKAFKLPKNKEDFIKYAAEHKNALFVEKHNQHRKVYLKNVSEIDLSNGESFVQEYVQKPFLVDGHKFDIGVYVVLTSVDPLRVYWYKGDVLFRYCPAKYHPFDPSVLDKYVVGDDYLPTWKVPSLAHSYSELGFSMKDAFDIYATSKGKDPVKMWEDVQEAIAGVFHLKEKHVIEALKGYPSGDNFFELMRVDLVVDEDLKVYLLEANMSPNLSSAHYPPNQLLYEQVLYNLFGVTGVADYMRDYNSTDVREQSAAKNMVSTDKNLAVWGKECDTYCRDNCEGSLLICRLCKPCITRQLRRSLLRAHREHLHKGDFRRLYPPPMQPGAQVDYKHLETLSEANKLQHLWYQGKCNIDSTWCT from the exons ATGGAAGACAAtgaaaat GTCAACCAAATAACGGAAAACCAAGGAGTAAACAGCGAAAATGCCAAAGATGAGCCACGAAATAAAAAAGATACCAAAGACTCGAACGCAAACATTTTCCTTCTTATTTGTATAATTGGTGTATCTCTGGGAATCTTATTAGAAATATTAAACATTCAAAATAGATCGTGCAAAGATGAAGTAAATCAGACTGTCAGCAGATACTGGGTTTATTCTGCCTACAGCGACGTTGAGAACCGAAACGGTCTTCTCAAACACGTGCATTTAGTTTTAGAGAGAGTTGGATACGAGAAAAGCACTAATCATACTCCGTGGAGTCTCCTTTGGTCCCACGATTACCCATTTAGAGTTCTATACCCTAATTTACACAAGTTAAAACCACATCAAAAAGTAAACCACTTCCCGGGCACAGGCTTTATAACAAATAAAGTAGATCTCGCTACCACAGACTATAAATACATCCCGAAAGCTTTCAAACTGCCAAAGAACAAAGAAGACTTCATAAAATACGCCGCTGAACACAAAAATGCGTTATTTGTAGAAAAACATAACCAACACAGAAAAGTGTATTTAAAAAACGTGAGCGAAATTGACTTGTCAAATGGGGAAAGTTTCGTGCAGGAGTACGTGCAGAAGCCGTTCTTGGTGGATGGACATAAGTTCGATATTGGCGTGTACGTGGTGCTGACATCTGTGGATCCTTTGAGAGTGTATTGGTACAAAGGCGATGTTCTATTTCG GTACTGTCCTGCAAAGTACCACCCCTTCGACCCCTCCGTTTTGGATAAGTATGTGGTCGGCGACGACTACCTGCCGACGTGGAAGGTGCCATCCCTGGCTCACAGCTACTCGGAGCTCGGGTTCAGCATGAAAGATGCCTTCGACATTTATGCCACGTCGAAG GGCAAAGATCCTGTAAAGATGTGGGAGGATGTGCAGGAGGCTATCGCGGGCGTCTTTCACTTGAAGGAGAAACATGTCATTGAAGCT TTAAAGGGCTACCCATCTGGAGACAACTTCTTCGAGCTAATGCGAGTGGACCTGGTAGTTGACGAAGACCTGAAAGTATATTTGTTGGAAGCCAACATGTCGCCCAACTTGAGCTCGGCGCACTACCCGCCCAATCAGCTGCTGTACGAGCAAGTGCTGTACAACTTGTTCGGTGTCACTGGAGTGGCGGATTATATGAGGGATTATAATAGTACTGATGTGAG AGAGCAATCAGCAGCCAAAAACATGGTATCCACGGATAAGAACCTAGCAGTATGGGGGAAGGAGTGCGACACCTACTGTAGGGACAACTGCGAGGGATCGCTTCTCATCTGTAGGTTGTGCAAGCCCTGTATCACCAGGCAGTTGCGGCGTAGCTTGCTTCGGGCACATAGGGAGCACTTACATAAAGGCGATTTTAGGAGACTGTACCCTCCACCGATG CAACCAGGAGCACAAGTGGACTACAAGCACCTGGAAACTCTCAGTGAAGCCAACAAGCTACAGCATCTGTGGTATCAAGGGAAATGCAACATCGACAGCACTTGGTGTACATAA